In the Caenorhabditis elegans chromosome X genome, one interval contains:
- the twk-16 gene encoding Potassium channel domain-containing protein (Confirmed by transcript evidence) → MMFILQQLLRFFRLKNFEHAKPFTLHCSLLMLVLLYSFLGGFIFDRIETNAHAEMKRNERINRTACVSQILHSIHRWSHNQTHKVQYAEDIADCFEPEKDERSEWNFVTATLYGFGIVTTLGYNRIAPITYTGRMFCIVYGICGIPVTMIIIANVGQYLNNFAGDSRRKIEAYRQQRRMSKASLAGKIYKESSIQVTSLALLCVFLIYVAVGALLLPLLNGELDFFNGLYFNFLCLTAIDFGQLVPIRVELLPITFLYVCIGLAITTIAINIGSEYMKKLHYWGKKMKNAAQTRIWFGGKTLKVRDLLHAVGKKCGVEPGMIDALDLENVVERTIAMQEGREPPEDLNDEPPREPSPRSIIHSPCSTRPSNPPMSPPSPREDHPFIFKMDAPAPRSPLPLPAYELDIKKPIFQALSNEFMNQSAQEKLFNDLDTFQIEINTELVEDHKCESVIIIEPPATFEDMTIQHSLCVEDYEREEKVPKRFREKKEMYGRDPRKLYETYQEEWDRLERLSDRKHGPRRKSVLNLSNCSPERSVSPSPIRHSLTGEGHRRDS, encoded by the exons ATGATGTTTATTCTGCAACAACTACTTCGGTTTTTtcggctcaaaaattttgag catGCAAAACCTTTCACACTTCATTGCTCACTTTTGATGCTCGTCCTTCTGTACTCATTTCTTGGTGGATTTATATTCGATCGCATCGAGACCAATGCACACGCCGAAATGAAACGCAATGAACGGATCAATAGAACAGCGTGTGTTTCTCAA attctGCATTCTATTCACAGATGGAGCCATAATCAAACACACAAAGTGCAGTACGCAGAGGATATCGCTGATTGTTTTGAGCCTGAAAA agacgAAAGAAGCGAATGGAATTTTGTAACTGCAACGTTATATGGTTTTGGCATTGTCACAACATTAG GGTACAACAGAATTGCGCCAATAACTTATACGGGAAGAATGTTTTGTATCGTTTATGGCATTTGTGGTATACCAGTTACAATGATCATCATTGCAAATGTTGGCCAGTACCTGAACAATTTTGCAGGAGATTCGAGACGCAAG ATAGAAGCCTACAGGCAGCAGAGACGAATGTCAAAAGCTTCATTGGCCGGCAAAATTTACAAAGAATCTTCAATCCAAGTCACATCGTTAGCTCTTCTATGTGTCTTCTTAATATACGTGGCAGTTGGTGCATTACTATTGCCATTGTTAAATGGAGAACTCGACTTTTTCAACGgactttattttaattttttgtgtttaactGCGATAGATTTTGGGCAACTGGTTCCGATTCGGGTTGAGCTGCTACCAATAACATTTCTGTATGTGTGCATTGGATTGGCGATTACAACAATTGCTATCA atattGGTTCTGAATATATGAAAAAACTTCACTACTGGGgcaagaaaatgaagaatgcCGCGCAGACAAGAATTTGGTTTGGTGGAAAAac tttaaaagtCAGAGACCTCCTTCATGCAGTGGGTAAGAAATGTGGCGTAGAACCAGGAATGATTGATGCATTggatttggaaaatgttgtaGAGCGGACAATTGCTatgcag gaaggaCGGGAGCCGCCCGAGGATTTGAACGATGAGCCACCACGTGAGCCATCTCCTCGTTCAATCATTCATTCACCGTGTTCCACAAGACCATCGAATCCTCCAATGAGCCCACCATCTCCACGAGAAGACCACccatttatattcaaaat ggaTGCTCCTGCTCCTCGAAGCCCATTACCATTGCCGGCATATGAATTGGATATCAAAAAGCCGATATTTCAGGCATTGTCCAATGAGTTTATGAACCAATCGGCGCAGGAGAAGTTGTTTAATGATCTCGatacttttcaaattgaaattaatacTGAGCTAGTTGAGGATCATAAATGTGAAAGTGTTATCATTATTGAACCACCAGCAACATTTGAAGACATGACTATACAACACAGTCTTTGTGTTGAAGATTATGAGAGGGAAGAAAAAG ttccgAAACGATTCCGCGAAAAGAAAGAAATGTATGGTCGAGACCCGCGTAAACTGTATGAAACTTATCAAGAGGAATGGGATAGATTGGAACGGTTATCAGATAGGAA GCACGGTCCGAGAAGGAAGTCAGTTTTGAACTTATCAAACTGTTCACCGGAACGAAGTGTTTCCCCATCTCCGATCAGGCATTCTTTAACTGGGGAGGGCCACAGAAGAGATTCGTAG